CACCCCCTACCCAGGAGGTGCCGATGGTGGAGCCGGAGGTCGTTCGACAGATGCGGCAGTTGCTGGAGCTGGGCTGGGGCGCGAAGCGCGTCGCGCGCGAGTTGGGCATCGCGCGCAACACCGTGCGCCGCTACCAGCGGGCGGGCGAGGCCGCGGAGACGCAAGTCCGCCCGAAGGCATGGCGGCTCGATACCGCGGCGCGCGCGGACGCGGTGGTCCTCTTCGAGGGCGCTGCGGAGGGCAACGCGGTCGTCGTGCAGCAACTGCTCGCCGAGAAGGACGTGGAAGCCAGCGTTCGCACGGTCCAGCGAGCGGTCGCCGAGCGTCGGCGGGAGTTGGTGGCCTCCGCGGTGGCTACGGTCCGCTACGAGACCGTCCCCGGGCGGCAGATGCAGATCGACTTCGGGCAGAAGTGGGTCCGCATCGCGGGAACGTCGGTGCGGGTCTACCTGCTGGTGGCGGTCCTCGGCCACTCTCGGCGGATCTTCGTGAAGGCCTTCCTCGCGGAGCGCCAGGACGACTGGCGCGAGGGGATCGCGGCGGCCTTCCGGCACTTCGGCGGGGTGCCCCAGGAGGTCCTCGGGGACAACGCCAAGGCGCTGGTGCTCGAGCACAACCGCGCCGCCCAGACGGTCACCTTCCACCCCGGCTACCTCGCCTTCTGCCGCGACTGGGACGTCGTGCCCCGGGCCTGCGGGCCCTACCGCGCGCGCACGAAGGGCAAGACCGAGTCGGGGGTGAAGTACGCCAAGAGGAACGGGCTCGCCGGGCGCGACTTCGAGAGCTTCGCCGCGCTCGAGGCGCACCTAGCCGAGTGGATGTTGCTGGCCGACCAGCGGGAGCACGGCACGACGCACGAGGCGCCGGCGCTGCGCTTCGAGCGCGACGAGCGGCACGCGCTGCGTCCCCTTCCGGTGCGGCCTCCGGTGGCCCGGGAGAGACGGCTGACGCGGAAGGTGGCCAACGACGCCCTCGTCGACGTGAACACCGTCCGCTACAGCGTCCCCCACCGGCTCGTGAAGCAGTCCGTCGAGGTGCTGGTCGGC
The sequence above is drawn from the Candidatus Deferrimicrobiaceae bacterium genome and encodes:
- the istA gene encoding IS21 family transposase; this encodes MVEPEVVRQMRQLLELGWGAKRVARELGIARNTVRRYQRAGEAAETQVRPKAWRLDTAARADAVVLFEGAAEGNAVVVQQLLAEKDVEASVRTVQRAVAERRRELVASAVATVRYETVPGRQMQIDFGQKWVRIAGTSVRVYLLVAVLGHSRRIFVKAFLAERQDDWREGIAAAFRHFGGVPQEVLGDNAKALVLEHNRAAQTVTFHPGYLAFCRDWDVVPRACGPYRARTKGKTESGVKYAKRNGLAGRDFESFAALEAHLAEWMLLADQREHGTTHEAPALRFERDERHALRPLPVRPPVARERRLTRKVANDALVDVNTVRYSVPHRLVKQSVEVLVGESQVTIFHGQAVVARHARSFEPHSKVVEPSHYEGLWRTPVEPEPPPSGGQALAEYGRSLSDYAEVVEGKAA